A window from Cydia amplana chromosome 12, ilCydAmpl1.1, whole genome shotgun sequence encodes these proteins:
- the LOC134652878 gene encoding dnaJ homolog subfamily C member 28 codes for MIKCILFSERLGPLTYILGSTQIRTLTIVTYTQIEECYNILKVPLNSKQHVVRAAFLDLAKIYHPDSGSPEACIEKFVDIENAFRILTKHNTGKSSQEDVEKIVHDIRHTAPQHRQYLSFDGVGYGTPFQREKQWAQARAQRAASNVMEHRVSKAVASENTLMKKGQAYGKKHDIKTKYGFDRLVEDLIQESMSKGEFEKLSGIGKPLKDQNTNPYVDFTTHKLNEVLINNGFVPEWITMNKEIDQDIEALKDEIRRDRSYLGPYPLSEQDIPKWDRICEANRELAKSINTKINTYNLIVPLINNQKFHVDFDNICEDVLLSGIHSVKPDTNVKEKSVPIVSNSSDHDFIGVFFKALGDLFTFKSKKNVDS; via the exons atgatcAAATGCATCCTGTTCTCGGAAAGACTTGGTCCCTTAACTTATATACTGGGATCAACACAAATTAGAACTTTGACAATAGTGACCTACACACAAATCGAA GAATGCTACAACATCCTGAAAGTCCCACTTAATTCTAAGCAACATGTAGTGCGAGCAGCGTTTTTAGATTTGGCCAAGATTTACCACCCTGATTCTGGTTCACCAGAAGCTTGTATTGAGAAATTTGTAGACATCGAAAATGCGTTCCGTATACTTACTAAGCACAACACGGGGAAGAGCAGCCAAGAAGATGTGGAGAAAATAGTACATGATATTAGA CACACAGCGCCACAGCACCGGCAGTACCTGAGCTTCGACGGCGTAGGCTACGGCACACCGTTCCAGAGAGAGAAGCAATGGGCTCAGGCCCGCGCTCAGCGAGCTGCATCCAACGTAATGGAGCACCGGGTCTCTAAAGCTGTAGCTTCGGAGAACACACTTATGAAGAAGGGTCAG GCTTACGGAAAGAAGCACGACATTAAAACGAAATACGGCTTCGACCGTCTAGTGGAAGACCTTATCCAAGAATCGATGTCGAAAGGCGAGTTCGAGAAGCTCAGCGGCATTGGCAAGCCCTTGAAGGATCAGAACACAAACCCTTACGTCGACTTTACTACGCACAAGCTGAATGAG GTGCTAATAAACAACGGTTTCGTCCCAGAATGGATAACGATGAACAAAGAAATAGACCAGGACATAGAAGCCCTAAAGGACGAGATCAGACGCGACAGGAGCTACCTCGGCCCTTACCCTTTATCAGAACAAGACATCCCAAAATGGGACCGCATATGCGAAGCGAACAGGGAACTAGCCAAATCTATAAACACTAAAATtaatacgtataatttaatagtCCCTTTGATAAATAATCAGAAATTCCATGTAGATTTCGACAACATATGCGAAGATGTTTTGTTGAGTGGAATACATTCAGTTAAACCAGATACTAATGTGAAAGAAAAGTCTGTACCTATAGTTTCGAATAGCTCAGACCACGATTTTATTGGAGTGTTTTTTAAAGCTTTAGgggatttattcactttcaaaTCTAAGAAAAATGTAGATAGTTAA